The DNA region CCGGCCCGGTCAGTACCGAGAGAGTCGCGAGTGCAACCACAGCTGTCGGATCGTTCCAAGAGACGCGTCGTCGCTATGAACAGTCCCATCAACAGCGAGCAGCGTCCATTTTCGGCGCAATTCCCAAAGAAGCCCCAAATTGGGGACGAAGTGATTGTCAAGGCGCGGCTCAAGCCCAACGCCAAGGTGTAAGTTTTGAGGGGAGTGTAATTAAAGGTTGTTCAAGATGTGTTATCACTCTGTGATTCGTGTGTGTACAGATTCTCAATCAACTTCATTCTGCCGACGCCTCCGCCCGTCCACAAGTCCCTGTCGGCACCAGCGTCCGTTGCGGAGTCCACCGTGGCAGCACAAGGTCAGGGTTGTTGTGGCAGGCTGGTGGGACCAGCGGCCAAGAGTTCCTCGCCCTACATTGCGTACCACTTCAAGACCATCTTCGGCGAAGACGACGAGGACGAAAGTGTGGTTGTTCAAAACTGGAAGAACGTGGTCTGGCAGCGTGAGGTTCGGGAACCGAACCGTTGGCTCCGAGACCGGACGCGGCCGTTTACGTTGATCTTCCGGTTTCACCACGACACCATCCGGGTGTTTGTAGATCACACCCACCAGGCGCCCGAGTACGAGTTCGAGTATCAGGTTCCGCTGGAGCGAATCCGGCTCGTCGAGCTGTGGGACGACGTCGAATTCGTCGAAGAAGTGACGTTCCGTTTCAAGAATGTAAGTCCTGGTTCGGTCCGAGTGGGCAGCAGCGGCGTTAATCACAATTTAAAACCCATTCACAGATGATTCGTAACGGCACTTAGAACAACCAAACGGTTGGAAAGCTTTGGCGCGCGCGCTTCGTGAGCCATCGGAATTCCAGCTGTCTGTACCCTATCTATTAACAACTTAAAACGCTCTGCAAACATATTTGCATTTCTCTCAGCTTCATCGGCACTCGTTGGATCTGTCGCGTACTTTAAACGAGCGGACTTCCCCCACATCACCAATCTCTTTCATTCATCTTTTTCGACCTGCACACATGCAGTCACACGTACAAACACGCATAATGATGTCGCGACTCACGTGCTGGACGCCGCCGCCACCGCAGTATTAAGAGGTATTAAGTATATATGCAGAGATTCATCAAGCACCACCTTGTTGTATACGCTTTTATGGAAGTAGGTATAGCTTAAAAGTGCTGTTTTTAGTGCAATAAAAATGCTGATTTTATCTTACTCGAGCCGgctgtggattttttttttcgagggaaTCGAATGGATTACAGCACCACATTCAGGTGATTCAAGTGGTTCAGAAGAGTCATCGTCCTGAAGTGTGGGGAATGGATCAATAAAGTGAATAATTCAGTGAGAATTTGCAACTATGTTGGGGGAAGTGAATGTAAGTAGAGCACAACATAATAAGTGAAGAGTTGATGGAGGCGAAAAACGGAACCAGGTCTaagcaataaaacaataaatttttttttagtgaaaGACTATTAATTAGCTATGCGGAGTTCGAATTCTCAAACAATCAGTAGTGATCCAGCagcgtgtaaaataaattttgcaatattttatgaaactttttgtaatattacacactaaAATATGTACCAGTATGGCACGGTGAGGCTGGAACAAAGTACTATACACCGAGATACCCCATCGAAGATTTATAAATAGAAAGTTGTGTTTTACCGGCATTAATCAAAatctataaatttgaaaatattctatcggtgaaTATTgcggttttcaaaatttcaaggtttttgatttttggtacatattttgaattgatCTTGCCTTATAGGAggatcgatttttgaaaattactttttattacaAATTTGTAGAGAAATTTGAGAACTTCGTTTAGCCTTGAACCTGGGACCATGTTTGCCActaaaaaatcatccaaaataTGGTTGTCTTTAAAGTGGTACATATATCTTTTGACAATCATATCGGATTTACAAACCCTAAACAGCGTTATAAAGGTGAGATATTTCTctaaaaatttgcaataaaaaatattttttagagatCGATCCACCTATAAGGCCAGATCAATTAAAAATCCCAAGaaataaaaacctt from Culex quinquefasciatus strain JHB chromosome 3, VPISU_Cqui_1.0_pri_paternal, whole genome shotgun sequence includes:
- the LOC6046251 gene encoding uncharacterized protein LOC6046251 — protein: MNSPINSEQRPFSAQFPKKPQIGDEVIVKARLKPNAKVFSINFILPTPPPVHKSLSAPASVAESTVAAQGQGCCGRLVGPAAKSSSPYIAYHFKTIFGEDDEDESVVVQNWKNVVWQREVREPNRWLRDRTRPFTLIFRFHHDTIRVFVDHTHQAPEYEFEYQVPLERIRLVELWDDVEFVEEVTFRFKNMIRNGT